The sequence TCCCGGCCAGTGATCACGCCGTCGACCTGGGCACGCTCACCCTGCCGAGCGGCGAGGCCACCGACGCGGCCGGGCCCTGCAACGGTGTCGGCGCGGGCACCGACGCCGACACCGGCGGCGGCGACGGCAGCGGCGGCAACACGAGCACCGCGAGCACCGCGAGCACCACCAACGCCACCGGCACCGACGCCAGCGGTGGGCTCGACACCAGCGGCGGCGGTGAGACCGGCACGACCGACGCGGGCGAGGCCTCGCAGGGCAGCTCCGACGCCGGCAGCCCCGACGGCGATCCCAACTATCCCGCGATCGGCGACGGCTGCCCGAGCGGCAGCGTCGGCATCGGCATCGACACGGACATCGAAAACAACGTCTGCGCGCCGCCCTGCGACGGCAGCGGCGTCTGCCCCGACGGGGCCACCGGCGATGCGGTGCCGGTGTGCGCGTTCAATCCCGACTCGACCTACGACCCCTGCAGCGGCGACGGCGAGTGCTCGGGCGGTGAGTCATGCGCCGGCGGCCTGTGCGAGCTAGCGCCGACGCACTGCGTGCTCGCGTGCGACGACACCACGACGTGTCCGGACACGATGGCCTGCCTGCTCGGCTTCTGCACCGTGCCGGTCTGAGGCGAGCTCGCGCTCGAGCATCCGCGCGGCCCACTCCACCCGCGCCGCCTCGATGGCCTGGTTGCCGTAGACGACCACGGTGACCGCCTCGCTGTCGAACATGTGCATGACCGACAGCAGCACCACCGCGGCAGCGCCCGCGGCCGCGGGCTCGAGGCCGAGCGAGCGTCCGCACAGCGCGACGATCGCCGCCTCGAAGTGTCCGAGCCCGGACGAGGCCGCGCGCCGCAGCTCGGGATCGGTGCGCGCGGCGATCATGATCTCGCGCCATGCCGCGTGCAGCGGGGTGCGGCAGATGCCGCGGATGAGCTCGACGAAGGGCCGGAAG is a genomic window of Deltaproteobacteria bacterium containing:
- a CDS encoding TetR/AcrR family transcriptional regulator, with the protein product MPSAPSSRRTQAARRESTCSRLLAATIECLAELGYAGSSVAAICERAGVSQGALFRHYPTRRDVIVAAADAIGQRHLDAFADAELDPRVEGFRPFVELIRGICRTPLHAAWREIMIAARTDPELRRAASSGLGHFEAAIVALCGRSLGLEPAAAGAAAVVLLSVMHMFDSEAVTVVVYGNQAIEAARVEWAARMLERELASDRHGAEAEQAGHRVRTRRGVVAREHAVRRR